One Salvia miltiorrhiza cultivar Shanhuang (shh) chromosome 6, IMPLAD_Smil_shh, whole genome shotgun sequence genomic window, TGAGACAATTTCAAGGGCCTCCTCGTTCTTTTTAATAGCACCTAAATAATCTTTATTATTAAACATCTAATCACATTCTTGCTTCAAATCCTCTTTAAAGTCGTTCACTGAGACTGAGCCTTGGGTCTGGCGTGCGCCGTCACCCGCCTtcgttttcttctttttccccaTATGAGCATATTTATCCAAAATTTTCCTAAAAGCTAAGTAGTCGTGaacagtggcggatccaggggggggctagggggggcttcagccccctcccaatttttgagttttttttttttttttttttttttttttttttttttttatagatatatatatttattattttgttttatatctatatatatatgtgtgtatataaataaaaaaaatacaagaaaaaatatagtaatacattatttatagtatccaactatccatattaattgctcaacacattgagttgttacatttatagtattatttttatcattttttctttcttagttaatttttaatgttaaatttgagtcaattctaaaggtaaaagtaaaattactaattactaacaatgaaaattagtttatttgtttagaagacgaaacaatttttttttaagaaaaatgaataaaagtacgtttttatatgctttcaatctacttgatgttgaattaattgaattgcgaacaattatcttattatattaagtgattgttgaaaaaatgtatgaaatagagtgtacggaatgctcaaaaaaattgcttcgggggctcccgcccccgaacccccgtgcaAATATTTTCAAGCACCGTAGTCCAATAAATTCAGCCCCCCCTAACAttgaatcctggatccgcccctggtCGTGAAGTTGATTGGGCTGACTGCgacgagagagaaaaataaaatgatactccctccgtccatgaaagaactttctaggagggagtggcacgagttttaagaaaaaatattgttgagtgtattgggagtggtgaaaaagtgttataattaatagtggcagttgtgaaaagtgaaaagtaagatgATTATAaatggtggggtatagtccaaaaataggtaggaagttctgttgtggacgtcccaaaaaggaaagatagaaagttctttcgtggacggagggagtataaaagagcttaatcaagagattgaggaagACGCACGAACCAGCGGCGAGCGAGGACAAGACGGAGAACGAAGGTCGAATTTGAAGAAAGGGCGGAGTTAGACTTCTGtctaattttgggctaagttaaatacaataaatatatatatatataatgaggaAATAGAATAGAATCCACAATCATCAAATCAATATTGGATGATATTATATGATATTATAGAACATAACAATTTATATAGCGATATAGAATTTTGATTTCTTTATCACAATTCTaaattcgaatcgaatattatTCGATAGTCAATCTTAAATGTTTTTAGTTTtagatagtaaaaaaaattattttgaattcacATTACATTTGAATTCTTTTTGTTACACTTCTATATTTTCTATCCTTTAAGTATCGTCATTGCATGAgaaaaattgcatgaaaataaagATATATAAAGGATATATATCAATCTATATTGAATTGCTCATACAGAAATGATAAAATTCAATTTGATTGAATCAAATGTGGGTTTCTTATaggtaagaaaaaaaaaagacttttTCGAGATAGTAACCGCTATCTAATAAATGAAAAGGTTACAATAGAAATtctaaatgaaagaaaaaatgaataatattagaaatattctaataaaatcttaatctcaaaacaaaagacaaaaggAAGGGGGATATGGCGAAATCGGTAGACGCTACGGACTTAATTGGATTGAGTTTTGGTATGGAAACCTACTAAGTGAGAACTTTCAAATTCAAAGAAACCCCGAAATTAATAAAAACGGGCAATCCTGAGCCAAATCCTATTTtctcaaaacaaaacaaacattcaaaaaagaaaaaaggataGGTGCAGAGACTCAATGGTTCTAACACAACTAGGAAAGCACTAACTTGCACTACAATTTATACCATACGTACAAATCTATTTCTAATAGTTCACAAACACAACAAGGTACGGTTGTAATATGGTTACATGCAACAAACCTGTTGAAACTTCTCCCAGCAGCATATTGTTGACACACGTTGAGGCAGACACAGAAAGAGCTTAGTTAAGCAAATAATTGCTGCAGCCTGCAGAATAGAACCAAAGCTATCATGTAGATTTCATTTTGAGGAAATAGTGAGTATAGTACAGGAAACAGAACATCAGTTGCACAAATTATCcagcataaattaaattatagaaACTTAGATAAATTGACTGAGTTTGCACACAagacaaataaacaaaagaagcTAGAAAATGGAGACATATCATTGATGAATATGGATGAAAACTTGATAGTTACCAGCAAGATATTCCGATCATTATGATATGGAAACCCCTCTTCAATTGTTGATTGGAGTGAAGAGATAACCCTACAGAGCAGCTCAGGTGGCATTCTTGAATATCTAAAGATTGAACATTGAAGAACTGTTAGACCCATACCCGTTTGAACAGAAAAAGCATTTATGAATCAGCATTAGATACTAATGCCAATATATCCGATAAAAGGTTCTACTTCTGTCAACTCTCCATCTAGCGACGTAGGATCTCCATGTCTTCTATCCAGAAAACCaagaacacacacaaaaaaaaaagtaacaaGTTCTCTTTCAAAATTTTGGTTTATATATTATccattacatatataaaagccaAATGTTggcaaaatttaaaacaatgcCATTATCCCTCCAAAAGGTACTCACAATTGTCTAATAGGTTTTTCCTAGGAAGCACCGGTACGAATACGAAATATGAATACGATACGAGACGAGAACGAAAATACGTCAATATCCCAAAAATCACAATACGAATACGTTAAAAATacgttttaatttttataataattttataaataatattaatatatatatcatagAAACTAATTCATAACCAAATATAACAAATAACTACATAATTCTTAAAACTTagaagtaaataaataaatagcaaAATTAAACCCACCCCTTACCTACACCAATCGGCCACCCaagtaaataaataacataattaaacCCACCCCAATATACCCACCGCCTACCACGATACGCACCCCCAATATATACCCAATTCACACTCCAATTCATGAACTGCTCCAGAACATCGGCGGCGGCAGTCGCGACGGCGGAGAACGGGCTGGGATTTGCGCCGCTTCATGAACTGCTCCAGAACAGCTGCGGCAGCAGTCGCGACGGCGGAGAACGGGCTGGGATTTGCGCCGCTTGCATATATGTAGGGTTTAGGAGATGAGAAATTCAGAGAACTAATTCGCGTAGTAGGCTTGGTcttctgttttttcttttttaaattgggTCAAACGTATTTTTTAGTCAACAGGCGTATTAAAAACGTATTTCTCAAACCCTAAAAACAAAAATAcgaaaaaaacgaaaaagacGTATTAAATACGTATTTCAGACGTATTTACACGTATTCGTATTTTTTTCGTTTTAATACTCGGACGCTACCCTCAGAAACGTACTGGTGCTTCATAGACTTTGTTTTTCATTAGCATTGtccaataaaatttcaattgtttATTACTCGATTTGTTCTGCTCAATCTACAAATTTCTAGCTACATTGACATCCCATTACATTTATGTATGTTgattaatcaaaatattttgTCTTGTAAATTGATAAATGTACATACCGCACGGGTACAATACTAGTTAAGATAAAAGCTAAAAACTAGTCACAAGCAGatggaaataattaaaataattttcagttctgTAGCTTAAACTTACGGTGTAGATGCTATCAAACGCATTAGGATTTTAAACGACAATGCCAGCAATCTACCACTGGTTTGATGGTTGATTAAATACAAAGTACCTGCTCAATAAAGACAGTATTTCATCAATTGCATTGCGGCTCTAAGAGCGCCATACTTCAAGAAAGACTTGGTAGAAAAAAAGATTTACTCAAGAATTTGAAAATTCTTTGCAATTTGGTCGATTTGTGACTTGATCAGAACCGAAGTTGGTCAATTTGTGAATTTGATCAGAACCGAATGATTACCCACCCATGCCTTAATGTGTAACTAAGCCTTAAATCAACCATGATTTACTAAATTTGACTAAGCTTAACTTTTTCGTAGCAAAAATCCCTTATGTGCCATCACGACTAGGGGCGTCGATCGGTTACCGAAACCGAAAATGGCCCAAAtcactaaccgttcccgaaccgaaATGAGCGTTCGGTTATCCAATAACCGACTCTGTTAACCGAgccggttatttgggtatccgaataccatttaaaaaaaaaacaaatctacTGCAATTCAGTTAAACCATTCACTTAAAAAACCATCCTAAGCTCTTCAATTCAAGCTACATGAATAAAACAAGTATCCTACATAAGTAAATCTGATTATGCtgttaaaaattaaagaaacacCAAAGTTGAGAACTTATTCCATGAAATACCATCATAAGCAAAACAAATGAAATCAGTCGGATGTCAAAGTTGAGGACCTATACAAATTGAAATTGCATTTGTCTTACACACCAATACGCACAGagatagagagggagagagagcttGTCGTGCGGTGACGACTACTCGCAGCCGGCAACAGCTGGAGGTGTGGCAGCTACTGGTGCGGCTGGAGGGCGCTCTGCTCTAGTGTTGCGGACGACGACGACAGCTGCTGGTATGctgcgggcggcggcggcaagagagagagatgagttcGCGTGCGTGACTCGTGAGCAGGGGCAGGAGCAGCGTTTAGGATTTAGGAGAATTAGGGATTTAGTTATTTAGGGTTTTCCTTATCATTTATCAATTATAATTAGAATGATAATAAACcagaaattataattaaaaaatatatattatattacaaatctttgaaaaatcggttattcggttaacccgattcggttatcgggttaaccgatatccgaatttttttgaaaatcactATCTGTTATCGAACCGATAATCGAAAAAATCGATTATCGGGTAACCAAACCCGAGCGGTTCAGTTCGATTATTGGATTAACCAATACCCGATATCCTTTTAGACAGCCCTAATCACGACCACATAACTAAATTCTATTATTAGAATTGGCCAAAATTGCAGCTAATTGCTAAAATCAGacctaaattaaaaaaatataaaagaaacaATGTCTTTAACGGAGTTACAAGGGTAAACATCAGATTCGTCCAACTTATGAGCTTAATCACAAAAAGTGTCCCGCCATAAGGATAATTGCAAAAAAGTACCCAACATTTCAATAAATCATGTTTCTGCCCCAAAAATAATTTCAGataagtcttgaactaatacacccccctaaatctTGAATCCGCCACTGGATGTACCAATCCAGATAATTTAACGAATGTCTGAGTAACGTCTTCAATTCCTTGTTGATAATAAGAGAGATCGCGAGCCAACTCCAGTAATAGCATCAAGTCTGATGTAAGCTGTGAGTGCAAGTATCAAATTATCAATCAGCAGGGAAAATGATAGATCGGATCAGATTCTGTGGGGTTAGAAGTTGAAGGGTACCTCGTGCCTGGAAAGTCCGATTGGGATAAAATTAGATTGTCAAAGAGGCGGGTGACGGTGGcgctagggatgtcaatcgggccagccctatcgtgtttcgggttaatcgggtgcgggctaatcgggttgagAATTTTatcgggttataaattttcaaccctaaccttaaatgttcgggtttcgggctagtcggcttaaatgcgtaaaaataaaataatcatttgtattttgttatttttaatgatctaatgtataatgtataaaatatacatagaaatcaaagatataaattatatagcaagcatgaaatgcaaaatataagatattgaaaaaaacaGCAAGATACatatcatataaaataagttggtaacaataaaatgttcaactttactaacaaaaaaacaataaaaatatcaaacgatagtttgaattcatagaatcaaagcatctcaaaaaatacagaaaaataaaatggtgagactttataatattttgtcattttttatttttatatctaaatattcaatattaagtatttgggtttcgggctagcccatcgggttagtcggtCCGACCCTATCGGGTGCCGGGCTATTTGAttacgggctaatcgggttgtaacTTTTTTCGGGTTaaaaatattcaaccctaaccctcttggatgacgggttaatcgggtcagcccacgggtttcgggttagattgacatccctaggtGGCGCGAGGAGGCGACGCCGAGTTTTCGTCCCTCAAGGTCAGGAACGCCGCGACGACATCGAAAGTTGATTTCCGTTGTTTACATTTTCATGTCGTGAGAACTTaaaatgccaaaaaaaaaaaattgaaatgccAAATTAATTACAAATAAAACATTTGCCGCCTCAAGTATTCAATTTGAAGCCCACTGGGCCCAGTCAAAATATTCAAAGCCCGTTTAATAAATTCGAATCATCTCCTGctttgaaaagaaattgaaatCTCCTGTTACTAGAATTGAAATTATCTTCCATATTTGAGAGGAAACGGTGCTCTCTTTTCCAAAAAGAGCACTCACATAGTTGGGTGCTATCTTAGTAATATTGCTGTAACATAATAACATTCTATCCTAGAAGAAAAGTCACTTTatttgttaatttcttgtgacCAAATCTTATCCTTTTCCCTTTCCCTCCAAGTT contains:
- the LOC130987954 gene encoding uncharacterized protein LOC130987954 isoform X2, with protein sequence MKRRKSQPVLRRRDCRRRCSGAVHELECELDIQECHLSCSVGLSLHSNQQLKRGFHIIMIGISCCFGSILQAAAIICLTKLFLCLPQRVSTICCWEKFQQLGNKLLLPARAPFVPPITIQSVIWTIPQYLVHSQQNIFFVRR
- the LOC130987954 gene encoding uncharacterized protein LOC130987954 isoform X5 gives rise to the protein MKRRKSQPVLRRRDCRRRCSGAVHELECELDIQECHLSCSVGLSLHSNQQLKRGFHIIMIGISCCFGSILQAAAIICLTKLFLCLPQRVSTICCWEKFQQKGTIGIESSRFCYSQ
- the LOC130987954 gene encoding uncharacterized protein LOC130987954 isoform X4, producing the protein MKRRKSQPVLRRRDCRRRCSGAVHELECELGIYWGYSRMPPELLCRVISSLQSTIEEGFPYHNDRNILLAAAIICLTKLFLCLPQRVSTICCWEKFQQILPLDKNKRSEYLTCWSRKKESTQSGILPDLNKRKCHLGGIR
- the LOC130987954 gene encoding uncharacterized protein LOC130987954 isoform X7, whose amino-acid sequence is MRLIASTPYSRMPPELLCRVISSLQSTIEEGFPYHNDRNILLAAAIICLTKLFLCLPQRVSTICCWEKFQQLGNKLLLPARAPFVPPITIQSVIWTIPQYLVHSQQNIFFVRR
- the LOC130987954 gene encoding uncharacterized protein LOC130987954 isoform X6, with translation MKRRKSQPVLRRRDCRRRCSGAVHELECELGIYWGYSRMPPELLCRVISSLQSTIEEGFPYHNDRNILLAAAIICLTKLFLCLPQRVSTICCWEKFQQKGTIGIESSRFCYSQ
- the LOC130987954 gene encoding uncharacterized protein LOC130987954 isoform X3, whose product is MKRRKSQPVLRRRDCRRRCSGAVHELECELGIYWGYSRMPPELLCRVISSLQSTIEEGFPYHNDRNILLAAAIICLTKLFLCLPQRVSTICCWEKFQQLGNKLLLPARAPFVPPITIQSVIWTIPQYLVHSQQNIFFVRR
- the LOC130987954 gene encoding uncharacterized protein LOC130987954 isoform X8; this encodes MKRRKSQPVLRRRDCRRRCSGAVHELECELGIYWGYSRMPPELLCRVISSLQSTIEEGFPYHNDRNILLAAAIICLTKLFLCLPQRVSTICCWEKFQQRAPHSFRP
- the LOC130987954 gene encoding uncharacterized protein LOC130987954 isoform X1 — protein: MKRRKSQPVLRRRDCRRRCSGAVHELECELGIYWGYSRMPPELLCRVISSLQSTIEEGFPYHNDRNILLAAAIICLTKLFLCLPQRVSTICCWEKFQQVNSQYFLFHSILLGRLDRYDRSILTLYYKILQIKIDKFFFYLFIDSWQKGTIGIESSRFCYSQ